A single genomic interval of uncultured Desulfobulbus sp. harbors:
- a CDS encoding phosphoenolpyruvate carboxykinase (GTP), which yields MLEFKKGVDILSAVGGVRTIGEASQLFEQRLTGEHRARLAKITNEEALLKVANAIAMCEPEVVYIHTGSEEDKAFVRQLSLEKGEEKKLAIDGHTVHFDLPEDQGRMVKQTLYIANEGEQVSSLAKKELRDQSHAYMQENMRGIMKGLTMFVGFYSRGPVGAKASIPAIEISSSTYVMHSAELLYRNCYADFDAEVIRRGEFFTNVHSEGTNRSEDIPKARIYMDRSWQTTFSTFCTYAGNTLLMKKGNHRFASDCAMYKYNGEELSEHMFITGMTGPGGRKTFFAGAAPSGCGKTTTAMVGSDFVGDDLAQMWIGDDGTLRAVNPEIGIFGIIEDVNQEGDPYLMKCLRQPGSEVIFSNILVDGQGKPRWVGDGDPVPEKGVNFQGEWTPDMPKVPMSHPNSRCTLRAENIANHNKAANGDPNGLVIEVITYSGRDSNTMPPIWVAKNMDAGVAIGASIVSKATAAEIGATGVNRQPWANTPFVAGNLADYLDAQLNFYGNSRMSHKPIMSGLNYFLTHEARGGSGSGLLGEKRDVHVWLGWLELYTHGDVEAIETPIGMIPKYADLKKLFNEKINKEYPESLYTMQFSLYIDNVIARIDLQEEAWRKEAGTSERLFAVYAEQKEALLKLKAEKGEIVRPQDL from the coding sequence ATGTTGGAGTTTAAGAAGGGCGTTGATATTTTATCAGCGGTTGGCGGTGTAAGGACCATCGGCGAAGCCAGCCAGCTGTTCGAGCAGCGGTTGACCGGCGAGCATCGTGCTCGTCTTGCCAAGATCACCAACGAAGAGGCGCTGCTGAAAGTTGCAAACGCCATTGCCATGTGTGAGCCGGAGGTTGTCTATATTCACACAGGTAGTGAAGAGGACAAAGCCTTTGTCCGTCAATTGAGCCTGGAAAAGGGTGAAGAGAAGAAACTGGCCATTGACGGGCATACCGTCCATTTTGATCTTCCGGAAGACCAGGGCCGCATGGTCAAACAGACGCTCTACATCGCCAATGAGGGAGAGCAGGTTTCCTCCCTGGCCAAAAAAGAGTTGCGTGACCAGTCGCATGCCTACATGCAGGAAAATATGCGCGGCATCATGAAGGGGCTGACCATGTTCGTTGGCTTTTACAGCCGTGGGCCGGTCGGCGCCAAGGCATCCATCCCGGCGATTGAAATATCCAGCTCCACCTACGTCATGCATTCGGCAGAGCTGTTGTATCGCAACTGTTATGCCGATTTCGATGCCGAGGTCATTCGTCGGGGCGAGTTCTTCACCAACGTCCATTCCGAAGGCACCAACCGTTCGGAAGACATTCCCAAAGCACGCATCTACATGGATCGCAGCTGGCAGACCACCTTTTCCACCTTCTGCACCTATGCCGGCAACACCCTGTTGATGAAAAAGGGCAACCATCGTTTTGCCTCGGACTGCGCTATGTACAAATACAATGGCGAGGAACTTTCCGAGCATATGTTCATCACCGGAATGACCGGTCCCGGAGGCCGTAAGACCTTTTTTGCCGGTGCGGCCCCCTCTGGTTGCGGCAAAACCACAACGGCCATGGTGGGCAGCGATTTTGTCGGTGATGACCTGGCCCAGATGTGGATCGGCGATGATGGCACCCTTCGGGCCGTTAATCCGGAGATCGGCATCTTCGGAATCATCGAGGACGTGAACCAGGAGGGAGACCCCTACCTGATGAAATGTCTGCGCCAGCCGGGATCAGAGGTCATCTTCTCCAATATCCTGGTTGATGGACAGGGCAAACCGCGCTGGGTAGGCGACGGCGATCCCGTGCCGGAAAAAGGGGTGAACTTTCAGGGAGAATGGACCCCGGACATGCCCAAAGTCCCCATGTCCCACCCCAACTCGCGCTGTACTCTGCGCGCGGAGAATATCGCCAATCACAACAAGGCTGCCAATGGTGATCCCAATGGCTTGGTGATTGAGGTCATCACCTATTCCGGACGTGACAGCAACACCATGCCGCCGATCTGGGTGGCCAAGAACATGGATGCCGGTGTGGCCATTGGCGCGTCCATCGTCTCCAAGGCGACCGCGGCCGAGATCGGCGCCACCGGGGTCAACCGTCAACCCTGGGCCAACACCCCCTTTGTTGCCGGAAATCTGGCCGACTATCTCGATGCCCAGCTCAACTTTTACGGCAACTCCCGCATGAGCCATAAACCGATCATGTCCGGGTTGAATTACTTTCTCACCCATGAGGCCCGTGGAGGAAGCGGCAGCGGCCTGCTTGGCGAGAAGCGCGATGTCCACGTCTGGTTGGGGTGGCTTGAGCTCTATACCCATGGCGATGTCGAGGCCATCGAGACCCCCATCGGCATGATTCCCAAATATGCGGATCTGAAAAAGCTGTTTAACGAGAAGATCAATAAAGAATATCCGGAATCCCTCTACACCATGCAGTTTTCCCTCTATATCGACAACGTGATAGCACGGATCGATCTCCAGGAAGAGGCGTGGCGCAAGGAAGCGGGGACATCTGAGCGACTCTTTGCCGTGTATGCGGAACAGAAG